One stretch of Muribaculum intestinale DNA includes these proteins:
- a CDS encoding S41 family peptidase — protein MSRFLLTLSLSAVALTASAVTPLWLRDAAISPDGSRIAFTYKGDIFTVPTGGGNATRLTTLDSHEASPIWSPDGSKIAFASDREGSFDIFVMDSTGGTPLRLTRNSAKEVPVAFTPDGKYVIFSAAIQDPAESALFPTARLGEVYKVAVDGGRTTRMLATPAETMSWSPDGKWLLYQDRKGMEDIWRKHHTSSVTRDVWRYDVATGKHTNLTSRGGEDLNPVVSPDGTTAYFISERNGDKSLNVWSFPVGNPSKVSRITDFTTHPVRFLSIAGNGTLAFTYDGELYTMRPGASATKVAVDVVIDEEIPDYKTSVRSSAGAKVSPDGKQVAFVDRGEVFVTSVEYPTTRQITHTPQGEGLITWNTDNRSMVYVSERDGHYALYEASVGRKDDLNFPNATTIDERPLFSDNIERTYPQYSPDGKSLAFIEDRNKLMVMDVATGKVRRLTDGSANPERDGGFYYVWSPDSRWIAFELTGNGHEPYADVAIVNTEGTPKVTNITRSSYFDTHPRWALDGNAIAFGSDRYGMRSHASWGSQEDVMLVFLNQDAYDKYRLSKEDYELRKELEKQQKEDKDKAEKAAAGKKKGKDKKKKDDKNDDDDAKADKKTINVEFDGLRDRMVRVTPMSSSLGDFIVTDDGETLYFFAEFDDGYDLWKTDLRKHETSMVKKLGYRHRSIQTDKDGNTLYLLGSDGLGKMSVSSETIKPIKYSATMKIDPKAEREYMFNYVKQEEAARFYEKNMHGVDWEAMTEAYRKFLPHINNNYDFADLLSELLGELNVSHTGGRYYPSASGERTASLGLFFDWDYYGDGLRVAEVIEGGPFDHANTVIKKGTIIEKINGVALNDSTDYTSLLADIAGKKTLVTLYNGNGNSVDEVVLPITQGRLNDLLYRRWVKQREADTERMSGGRLGYVHLRSMDDASFRRIYTDLLGKYVDKEGIVIDTRWNGGGRLHEDIEMLFSGDKYLTQVIRGTDVCDMPSRRWNKPSIMVQCEANYSNAHGTPWVYKHKGMGKLVGMPVPGTMTSVNWETLQDPSLIFGIPVIGYRTAEGNYLENSQLEPDIKVANDPATVVKGVDTQLQTAVEELLRQIDSTRQ, from the coding sequence ATGTCACGATTTCTGTTAACACTGTCACTGTCGGCTGTGGCACTTACCGCATCGGCCGTGACTCCGTTGTGGCTTCGCGATGCCGCGATATCTCCCGACGGCTCCCGTATCGCCTTTACATACAAAGGCGATATATTTACAGTACCGACCGGAGGCGGCAATGCCACACGACTCACAACTCTCGACTCACATGAGGCATCACCTATATGGTCGCCCGACGGAAGCAAGATAGCCTTTGCCAGCGACCGCGAGGGTAGCTTCGATATATTTGTAATGGACAGTACCGGGGGCACTCCATTGCGCCTCACACGCAATTCGGCCAAGGAAGTGCCAGTAGCCTTCACCCCCGACGGGAAATATGTGATTTTCTCGGCCGCTATCCAGGATCCCGCCGAAAGCGCGCTATTTCCGACAGCCCGTCTTGGCGAGGTATACAAAGTGGCGGTAGACGGCGGCCGCACCACACGCATGCTCGCCACCCCCGCCGAGACAATGAGCTGGTCGCCCGACGGAAAGTGGTTGCTGTATCAGGACCGCAAAGGGATGGAGGACATCTGGCGCAAGCATCATACGTCATCGGTGACACGCGACGTATGGCGCTACGATGTGGCTACAGGAAAGCATACCAACCTTACATCACGCGGAGGAGAGGACTTGAATCCTGTAGTATCGCCCGACGGCACAACCGCATACTTCATAAGCGAACGCAATGGCGACAAGTCGCTCAACGTATGGTCATTTCCCGTAGGCAATCCGTCGAAAGTAAGCAGAATCACAGACTTTACCACCCATCCGGTAAGATTTCTTTCCATCGCCGGCAACGGCACGCTTGCCTTTACATACGACGGTGAGCTCTATACGATGCGTCCCGGCGCATCTGCGACAAAGGTGGCCGTCGATGTGGTGATTGACGAAGAGATACCCGACTACAAGACCTCGGTACGCTCGTCGGCAGGAGCAAAGGTGTCGCCCGACGGCAAGCAGGTGGCATTCGTCGACCGCGGAGAAGTATTTGTGACATCTGTCGAATATCCCACTACCCGACAGATTACACACACACCACAGGGAGAGGGGCTGATAACATGGAACACCGACAACCGCTCGATGGTCTATGTAAGCGAGCGCGACGGACACTATGCTCTCTACGAAGCCTCCGTAGGTCGTAAGGATGATCTCAACTTTCCCAACGCGACTACCATCGACGAACGTCCGCTATTCAGCGACAACATCGAGCGCACATATCCGCAGTATTCGCCCGACGGCAAGAGCCTTGCATTTATTGAGGACCGTAACAAGCTGATGGTAATGGATGTGGCCACCGGAAAGGTGCGCCGGCTTACCGACGGTTCGGCAAATCCGGAACGCGACGGAGGATTCTACTATGTATGGTCGCCCGACAGCCGATGGATTGCGTTCGAGCTCACCGGCAACGGCCATGAGCCATATGCCGATGTAGCCATCGTAAATACCGAGGGCACCCCAAAAGTAACCAACATCACCCGCTCATCGTACTTCGACACACATCCCCGATGGGCTCTCGACGGTAATGCCATCGCATTCGGCTCCGACCGCTACGGAATGCGCAGCCACGCAAGCTGGGGCTCGCAGGAAGATGTGATGCTCGTGTTCCTCAACCAGGACGCCTACGACAAATACCGTCTGTCGAAGGAGGACTACGAACTGCGCAAGGAACTCGAAAAGCAGCAGAAAGAAGACAAGGACAAGGCAGAAAAAGCAGCCGCCGGAAAGAAAAAAGGGAAGGATAAGAAGAAAAAGGACGATAAGAACGATGACGATGACGCCAAGGCCGACAAGAAGACAATCAATGTCGAGTTCGACGGTCTGCGCGACCGAATGGTACGCGTCACCCCCATGTCATCGTCGCTGGGCGACTTCATCGTCACCGACGATGGCGAGACTCTATACTTCTTCGCCGAATTCGACGACGGGTACGACCTCTGGAAAACCGACCTGCGAAAACACGAAACATCAATGGTCAAGAAACTCGGCTACCGTCACCGCTCAATACAGACCGACAAGGATGGCAACACCTTGTACCTGCTCGGCTCCGACGGCCTCGGCAAAATGAGCGTGTCCTCGGAGACAATAAAGCCCATCAAATATTCGGCCACAATGAAAATCGACCCCAAGGCCGAACGCGAATACATGTTCAACTATGTAAAGCAGGAGGAAGCAGCTCGCTTCTACGAGAAAAACATGCACGGTGTCGACTGGGAAGCCATGACCGAAGCCTACCGTAAGTTCCTGCCCCATATCAACAACAACTACGACTTCGCCGATCTCCTGTCGGAACTGCTCGGCGAGCTTAACGTGTCGCATACCGGCGGCCGCTACTATCCCTCGGCATCCGGCGAGCGTACGGCCTCTCTCGGACTGTTCTTTGACTGGGACTACTATGGCGACGGTCTGCGAGTGGCCGAAGTCATCGAGGGAGGTCCGTTTGACCATGCCAACACCGTAATAAAAAAAGGCACCATTATTGAAAAAATCAACGGTGTGGCTCTCAACGATTCTACCGACTACACATCGTTGCTTGCCGACATCGCCGGCAAGAAGACACTTGTCACACTGTACAACGGAAATGGCAACAGTGTGGACGAAGTAGTGCTCCCCATCACACAGGGGCGTCTCAACGACCTACTCTACCGCCGCTGGGTAAAGCAGCGCGAGGCTGACACCGAGCGTATGTCGGGCGGACGTCTGGGATACGTGCACCTACGCTCGATGGACGACGCCAGCTTCCGTCGTATCTACACCGACCTGCTCGGAAAATATGTGGACAAGGAGGGGATTGTAATCGATACCCGATGGAACGGCGGAGGCCGTCTCCACGAGGATATAGAAATGCTCTTCAGCGGCGATAAATACCTGACACAGGTAATTCGAGGCACTGATGTGTGCGACATGCCCTCGCGCCGATGGAACAAACCCAGCATCATGGTCCAATGTGAGGCCAACTACAGCAACGCCCACGGCACACCGTGGGTATACAAGCACAAAGGCATGGGCAAACTCGTAGGCATGCCGGTGCCCGGCACCATGACTTCCGTAAACTGGGAGACACTTCAGGACCCGTCGCTCATATTCGGCATTCCGGTAATAGGATATCGTACTGCCGAAGGCAACTATCTGGAAAACTCTCAGCTCGAACCGGACATAAAGGTTGCCAACGACCCCGCTACTGTAGTGAAAGGCGTAGACACCCAGCTTCAGACTGCCGTCGAAGAACTTTTGCGCCAGATTGACTCCACCCGTCAATAG
- the tnpC gene encoding IS66 family transposase — protein sequence MKQPVNDITEVLRGLSAQIESMQKTIDSQHATICQINRNGQAQLRKIQSLERMLKKKDKELEELRKRLSKYEEPPKNSGNSSTPPSKEQMRDEIVRRTKSLRKPSGRKPGGQPGHEGNTLELNDSVDNIVDEKPGMCDECGDSLDGCDTELDYITQIISLPELKPLITEVRHYVTICRTCGKRVKAHSRRRRSNAVVYDASVKGFVVYLSTVQFLPYNRIAAFFKEVFGLEISQGSMVNWINEARRSAEPAIEKIKEYIMQSPVVGFDESGCYCNKRLDWAWIAQTVYFTLVFHGKSRKGRELEDRFGDSLERMTAVTDRHSAYFALHFLNHQVCLAHLLRECQYLNELDKEQQWSGSVESLFQEAIHERNQKPTESIDPQSWLDRLDNLIDENLSRLNEKFTTFKNGLLKCRDYIFNFLRDPAIPPDNNSSERGIRKLKIKLKNSGCFRSDLGADAFMDLHSIVETTKKHGNSPYNAILALF from the coding sequence GTGAAACAGCCGGTTAATGACATAACAGAAGTGCTGCGCGGATTATCCGCCCAGATTGAGTCGATGCAGAAAACCATCGACTCTCAGCATGCGACAATATGTCAGATTAACCGGAACGGACAGGCTCAACTCAGGAAAATTCAATCTCTTGAGCGGATGCTCAAAAAGAAGGATAAAGAACTTGAGGAACTTCGCAAACGCCTTTCAAAATATGAGGAGCCCCCGAAGAACTCCGGCAACAGCAGCACACCTCCGTCAAAAGAGCAGATGAGAGACGAGATTGTCCGTCGTACAAAGTCCCTGCGTAAACCGTCAGGCAGGAAACCCGGAGGTCAGCCAGGCCATGAAGGAAACACCCTCGAATTGAACGACTCTGTCGACAATATCGTGGATGAGAAACCCGGCATGTGTGATGAATGCGGAGATTCACTGGATGGATGTGATACCGAACTGGATTACATCACACAGATAATCTCGTTGCCTGAACTAAAGCCATTGATAACGGAGGTCAGACATTACGTCACGATATGCCGTACTTGTGGCAAGCGTGTAAAAGCCCACTCCCGACGTCGCCGTTCCAACGCCGTTGTGTATGACGCTTCTGTAAAAGGTTTTGTCGTATACCTGTCAACGGTTCAGTTCCTCCCATATAATCGTATAGCAGCTTTTTTCAAAGAAGTGTTCGGTCTTGAAATCAGCCAGGGGTCAATGGTCAACTGGATCAACGAGGCCAGACGGTCGGCCGAACCTGCCATTGAGAAAATCAAGGAGTATATAATGCAGTCACCTGTAGTTGGTTTTGATGAATCGGGTTGCTACTGCAACAAACGTCTTGACTGGGCGTGGATAGCGCAGACAGTGTATTTTACACTTGTGTTCCATGGCAAAAGCCGCAAAGGGCGGGAACTTGAAGACCGTTTTGGCGATTCACTCGAACGCATGACAGCAGTGACCGACCGTCACAGCGCATACTTCGCACTTCATTTTCTAAATCATCAGGTGTGCCTGGCGCATCTGCTTCGCGAATGCCAGTATCTCAACGAACTTGACAAGGAGCAGCAGTGGTCCGGATCGGTGGAAAGCCTCTTTCAGGAAGCGATACATGAACGGAATCAGAAGCCGACGGAGTCGATTGACCCTCAGTCATGGCTTGACCGCCTTGACAATCTCATTGATGAAAATTTATCAAGGCTCAACGAAAAGTTTACCACTTTCAAGAACGGCTTGCTGAAATGCCGTGACTACATCTTCAACTTTCTACGAGACCCGGCAATACCGCCGGACAACAACTCCTCAGAACGTGGAATAAGAAAGTTGAAAATCAAACTCAAAAACTCCGGTTGCTTCCGTTCAGACCTCGGTGCCGATGCCTTTATGGATCTGCATTCAATCGTCGAGACAACCAAGAAGCACGGCAACTCGCCCTACAACGCAATCCTCGCCCTTTTCTAA
- a CDS encoding transposase, whose translation MKVETTALSIKHIAQMYCVNGKYFADLYRNRISGYADWCDRELCCGFYFNAANIGPYMSLDETCLSNGEVWTVLTNKDGHGGKGTLAAAIPGTKSDEIISILIAAMSKSVRRKVKEVTCNLSPSMMLIAGEVFYNAHVVNDRFHVQQVYNEAVDEIRIDIRRQLIAEENIRDKSTTPVTYSNGETMRQILARSKHTLMMSQNKWTDIQRHRVNILFKYHPILKSAYTLAMELRRIFNAKISPTKAMGRMNKWYEKVMALGNNNFRSVIKTFKNHAPTILNYFRRRATNASAEAFNSKVKIFRSQMRGVRDRDFFIFRLVKLYA comes from the coding sequence ATGAAGGTGGAGACGACGGCACTGTCGATTAAGCACATAGCGCAGATGTACTGCGTCAACGGCAAGTATTTCGCGGATTTATACCGCAACAGGATAAGCGGTTATGCCGACTGGTGTGACCGGGAACTTTGCTGTGGCTTCTATTTCAATGCCGCCAATATTGGTCCGTACATGAGCCTTGACGAGACATGCCTGAGCAACGGCGAGGTATGGACCGTCCTGACCAACAAGGACGGCCACGGCGGCAAGGGCACGCTGGCTGCGGCCATCCCCGGCACGAAGAGCGACGAGATTATATCCATACTCATAGCAGCCATGAGTAAGTCAGTCAGGCGCAAAGTAAAAGAGGTTACCTGCAATCTGTCGCCGTCAATGATGCTGATAGCAGGTGAAGTATTCTATAACGCCCATGTGGTCAATGACCGTTTTCATGTACAACAGGTCTATAATGAGGCCGTTGACGAAATCCGTATCGACATACGCCGTCAGCTCATTGCCGAGGAAAATATTCGCGACAAGTCCACTACGCCGGTAACATACTCCAACGGTGAGACCATGCGGCAGATACTCGCCCGCAGTAAGCACACCCTGATGATGTCGCAGAACAAATGGACAGACATTCAGCGTCATCGCGTCAATATCCTGTTCAAGTACCATCCGATTCTAAAAAGTGCCTATACTCTTGCGATGGAGCTGCGCAGGATTTTCAATGCTAAAATCTCACCAACAAAAGCCATGGGGCGGATGAACAAGTGGTATGAAAAGGTAATGGCATTGGGCAACAATAACTTCCGCTCTGTCATCAAGACATTCAAGAACCACGCACCGACCATCCTGAACTACTTCCGGCGACGTGCGACCAATGCCTCCGCCGAGGCTTTCAACTCTAAAGTCAAGATCTTCCGCTCGCAAATGCGCGGTGTCCGAGACCGCGATTTCTTCATCTTCCGCCTGGTCAAACTGTACGCTTGA
- a CDS encoding outer membrane beta-barrel protein: protein MKKLLIALAAVVMSLSASAQSWWVDGQLSANQNKHGDFKNISVSVLPEVGYNVGRWDIAAQFGLAYAHQKDGDGASIHGASLKFNPFVRYTFVNIGKIGFYVDLAGQFQTGKFFDEDVSGEEIINGTLWGIGLKPGVKYAINDHVVFSAALGFLGYKRCHDYEFAGMSFNTGNMSLGVTYVF from the coding sequence ATGAAGAAGCTACTTATTGCACTCGCAGCAGTGGTTATGTCGCTTTCAGCAAGCGCTCAGTCATGGTGGGTTGACGGTCAGTTAAGTGCCAACCAGAACAAGCATGGCGATTTTAAGAATATCAGCGTATCGGTTCTTCCTGAAGTTGGTTACAATGTTGGCCGGTGGGATATCGCAGCCCAGTTCGGTTTGGCTTACGCTCATCAGAAAGATGGCGACGGTGCATCAATCCATGGCGCATCATTAAAGTTTAACCCGTTTGTACGTTATACATTTGTCAATATTGGCAAGATTGGATTCTATGTAGATCTTGCAGGACAGTTCCAGACCGGTAAGTTTTTTGACGAGGACGTATCGGGCGAAGAGATTATCAACGGCACTCTCTGGGGTATCGGTCTGAAGCCAGGTGTGAAGTATGCTATCAATGACCATGTCGTTTTCTCGGCGGCTCTCGGCTTCCTCGGCTATAAGCGTTGCCATGATTATGAGTTTGCCGGTATGAGTTTCAATACGGGCAATATGAGTCTTGGTGTTACTTATGTGTTCTAA
- a CDS encoding RNA polymerase sigma factor, giving the protein MGSSNFQTKLLGLQKNLLNFAYILTANRDDAYDLLQDTTLKALDNQDKYVDNVNFKGWVFTIMRNIFINNYRKVVRSATIIDQTEDLYHLNLPQDSGFETPEGSVAAKEITEAINAFSDDYRIPFSMHVAGYKYNEIAEKMNLPLGTVKSRIFFARQRLQQTLKDYR; this is encoded by the coding sequence ATGGGTTCGTCTAATTTCCAAACCAAACTCTTAGGTCTCCAGAAAAATCTTCTGAACTTTGCCTATATCCTAACGGCAAACCGCGATGACGCTTATGATCTCCTTCAGGACACCACCCTCAAGGCTCTCGACAATCAGGACAAATATGTCGACAATGTCAACTTCAAGGGCTGGGTGTTCACAATCATGCGCAACATCTTTATCAACAATTACCGAAAGGTAGTACGCTCGGCCACAATAATCGACCAGACCGAGGATCTCTATCACCTGAACCTCCCGCAGGATTCCGGATTTGAGACTCCCGAAGGATCGGTTGCAGCCAAAGAAATAACAGAAGCCATCAATGCGTTTTCCGACGATTACCGCATCCCCTTCTCTATGCATGTAGCAGGCTACAAATACAACGAGATTGCCGAGAAGATGAATCTTCCGCTCGGCACCGTAAAGAGCCGCATATTCTTCGCCCGCCAGCGCCTACAGCAGACACTGAAGGACTATCGTTAA
- a CDS encoding LysM peptidoglycan-binding domain-containing protein: MKKVISSLIIACAAITASAAPSILSLKHSISDNSITYPESFETDTHKMLQNWYLQNYTVLNTNFDKSQPLNATDEVYIKRLSALPTTIEMPYNQIVRSYINMYTQRKRELVEAMLGMSLYYMPIFEQALERHGVPLELRYLPVIESALNPDAVSKAGATGLWQFMLPTARGLGMEISTLVDERRDPHVSSEAAAVYLKQLYNMYGDWSLAIAAYNCGPGNVNKALRRAGIEDKKDKDFWSIYYFLPQETRGYVPAFIAANYVMTYYNLHGISPALAKRPIITDSVHVSKRVNFNQISQVLNIPVEEIRVLNPQYRHDIIPGDIRPYSLVLPSMQVYSYIMSEDSIAGRDATLYARRSVVEPTSLEELENNGEFTTKLVVKTHKVKRGETLSGIAKKYGVSVSDIKKWNGMRKNSVPRGRNLKINTYERVRIEKPASDTTSEANTSESLAEASSDAEKAVTETVAAVASDTAKKAKKTAAPATQTKQKKSTSTSSTKSKGGFTNHKVKKGESLYRIAKAKGTTVEAIQKANGMSGSAIREGQTLKIPR; encoded by the coding sequence ATGAAAAAAGTCATTTCATCCCTAATCATCGCTTGCGCAGCCATCACCGCATCGGCCGCGCCGTCGATATTGTCGCTGAAGCACTCCATTTCCGACAACTCAATCACATATCCCGAGAGCTTCGAGACCGACACTCACAAGATGCTACAGAACTGGTATCTTCAGAACTATACCGTACTTAACACTAACTTCGACAAATCGCAGCCTCTCAACGCCACCGACGAGGTGTACATAAAGCGTCTGTCGGCACTCCCGACCACAATCGAAATGCCCTACAACCAGATTGTGCGCTCATATATAAATATGTATACACAGCGCAAACGCGAGTTGGTCGAGGCCATGCTCGGCATGAGCCTGTACTATATGCCCATATTCGAGCAGGCACTGGAGCGCCACGGTGTTCCTCTGGAGCTACGCTATCTGCCTGTTATCGAGTCGGCCCTCAACCCCGACGCCGTATCCAAGGCAGGAGCCACGGGCCTGTGGCAATTCATGCTTCCGACAGCACGCGGACTCGGCATGGAAATCTCAACACTCGTCGACGAGCGCCGCGACCCACACGTGTCGTCGGAGGCTGCCGCCGTATATCTAAAGCAGCTATACAATATGTACGGCGACTGGTCGCTCGCCATAGCGGCCTACAACTGCGGACCCGGCAATGTCAACAAAGCCCTGCGCCGTGCCGGAATAGAAGATAAAAAGGATAAGGATTTCTGGAGCATATATTACTTTCTGCCACAGGAAACACGCGGATATGTGCCGGCATTCATTGCGGCCAACTACGTGATGACATACTACAACCTCCACGGAATATCTCCGGCCCTGGCAAAACGGCCTATAATAACCGATTCGGTTCATGTAAGCAAGCGCGTGAACTTCAACCAGATATCACAGGTGCTTAATATCCCGGTGGAGGAGATACGAGTGCTCAACCCCCAATACCGCCACGACATAATACCCGGCGACATCAGGCCATACTCGCTGGTGCTCCCCTCAATGCAGGTATACAGCTACATAATGAGCGAGGACAGCATAGCCGGACGCGACGCCACCCTCTACGCCCGGCGCTCGGTAGTAGAGCCGACTTCACTGGAAGAACTCGAGAACAACGGCGAGTTTACCACCAAACTCGTAGTAAAGACCCACAAGGTAAAACGCGGCGAAACCCTCTCCGGTATTGCAAAGAAGTATGGTGTGTCGGTATCCGACATAAAGAAGTGGAACGGTATGCGCAAAAACAGCGTGCCACGCGGACGCAATCTGAAGATAAACACATATGAGCGGGTACGCATAGAGAAGCCGGCCTCTGACACCACATCCGAGGCAAACACCTCCGAAAGCCTCGCAGAAGCATCGTCCGACGCTGAAAAGGCTGTAACTGAGACTGTAGCCGCAGTGGCTTCCGACACGGCAAAAAAAGCCAAGAAGACTGCCGCTCCAGCCACTCAGACCAAACAGAAAAAGTCGACCTCAACGTCATCGACAAAAAGCAAAGGAGGGTTTACCAACCACAAGGTGAAAAAGGGCGAAAGCCTTTACCGCATAGCCAAGGCGAAGGGCACCACTGTCGAGGCAATCCAGAAAGCCAACGGCATGTCGGGCTCGGCCATCCGCGAGGGACAGACCCTGAAGATTCCGCGCTGA